Genomic DNA from Oncorhynchus clarkii lewisi isolate Uvic-CL-2024 chromosome 28, UVic_Ocla_1.0, whole genome shotgun sequence:
ggacacagcagattttttaatggaatatctaaacgcagcaaaaaaataaaaaaacgcccccttttcaggaccctgtctgtctttaaaagataattcgtaaaaatccaattaccttcacagatcttcattgtaaagtgtttaaacactgtttaccatgcttgttcaataaagcataaacaattaatgaacatgcacctgtggaacggtcgttaagacacttagacggtaggcaattaaggtcacagttatgaaaacttagaacactgaagaggcctttcaactgactctgaaaaacaccaaaagaaagatgcccagggtccctgcccatctgtgtgaacatgcctgaagcatgctgcaaggaggcatgaggactgcagatgtggccagggcaataaattgtaatgtccgttctgtgagacacctaagacagcgctacagggagacaggacggacagctgatcgtcctcgcagtggcagaccatgtgtaacacctccacaggatcggtacatccgaacatcacacctgcgggacagatacagaatggcaacaacaactgcccgacttacaccaggaatgcacaatccttccatcagtgctcagactgtccgcaataggctgagagaggctggactgagggcttgtaggcctgttgtcaggcaggtcctcaccagacagacatcaccggcaatgtTGTCACCTATGGCACAAACCCATCATcagctggaccagacaggactggcaaaaagtgccctttactgatgagtcacggttttgtctcaccagaggtgatggtcggattcgcgttcatcattgaaggaatgagtgttacaccgaggcctgtactctggagcaggatcggtttggaggtggagggtccatcatgttctggggtggtgtgtcacagcatcagactgagcttgtcgtcattgcaggcaatctcaacgctatgcattacagggaagacatcctcctccctcatgtggcacccttcctgcaggctcatcctgacatgaccctccagcatgacaatgtcaccagccatactgctcgttttgTGCgcaatttcctgcaagacaggaatgtcagtgttctgccatggccagcgaagagcccggacctcaatcccattgagcacgtctgggacctgttgaatcagagggtgagggctaggccattcccccagaaatgtccaggtacttgcaggtgccttggtggaagagtggggtaacatctcacagcaagaactggcaaatctggtgcagtccatgaggagatgcactgcagtacttaatgcagctggtggccacaccagatactgaatgttacttttgattttgactccccctttgttctgggacacattattacatttctgttcatcacgtctgtggaactggttcagtttatgtctcagttgttgaatattatggacatacaaatatttgcatatgttaagtttgctgaaaataaacgcagttgccAGTGAGAGGACgctttttttgttgctgagtttacataggcgtacagaggctcattatcagcaaccatcactcttgtgttccaatggcacgttttgttagctaatccaagtttatcattttaaaaaggctaattgatcattagaaaacccatctgcaattatgttagcacagctgaaaactgttgttctgattaaagaagcagtaaaacctgccttctttagactagttgagtatctggagcatcagcatttgtgggttcgattacaggctcaaaacggccagaaacaaagacctttcttctgaaactcatcagtctattcttcttctgagaaaggaaggctatGCCATGTGAGAAagtgccaagaaactgaagatctgtgCGTCTCTGTGCGGGTGTGCATCTGCTCGTGCGCAGATTTGTTCCTGATCCTGCAGGCTTGCAGACATCTACAGACGTGTCCGGAGGGCAGCAGGATCACATTCCATCAAAGAGGCCCCAGGGAGCAGTAGGGCTTTTTCTTTCTCTCGGTGCCACTTGGTTCAGTGTGGGCTGCTCAgcacacccttctctccctctgcccaAGGCCAGAGCCCCGCCAGAACTACAAAGGTCCCCCCACTGCTGGcagtcccccccacacacacaccctgcctccATTAGGCCCAGATACAGCACCCACCGCCAGCGTGCTTTAATAACCAAACAGAATTATGGGCCCTGCCTCAGGACAACCTGCCAGGGAGCTGaatagagctctctctctctgtctgtctatccctctctgtcttgGTCCCTCTCTCCACGGCATCCACTTGAGTGGtttgtgtatgagagagagaaaagcttcCTGCAATATACAGTAAGGATGAGGAAACGTTGTCCTACATATTTAATGTCTCTGTGCTTTCATTTATTGATGCATCTCTGACTGAGACAATGGTTTCATCATAACTGATGAACATTTGTATCTAGCCTACTATACAacatccatattgggtgaacaTGGAGTTTCCTTATCAAATCAaaagtttgtcacgtgcgccgaatacaggtAGTGGCCATGCCACGCGTGTCTGGTGTCTTCGGCCCTCACCTGGACGGAGTTGAGGTGGCAGTATCCATTGAGCGGGAAGCGGATTACATGTGTGGAGTCGTGGTTCCAGCCGGCGTTGACAGAGTTGCACATGACGTCGCCAATCTCTGGGAACACGTCCTCGATGAGGGCTTTGTCTCCGCTCAGCGTGATCCTCTCTCCCAGGTCGGGTGCCACGCGTACCACCAGGCACTCGCAAGGGCGTGACACCCGAGCCAGGTCACGGTCCTGGCGCCATCGCTCCAGCTCGGCCAGCATGGGCTGCAGCTGGAAGTACCGGGCCTCCTCGTACAGCAGGCTGTAGTCCTGCAGGGGGCAGGCAGCACAGAGGAGATGGGTCAGTGAGGATAAGACAATTCAAGCTGAGGCAAAGGATGTCTCAATATTGTATTATGGCTTTCAATTTGGCCTTGGTCTGAACTTGGGATAGTCTTTagtctttgcttattttagctgatATCCTTTCCCCCTGATTGAGTCACTGTGTGGACAGTCCATCAGATATTGTGATTTGTTTTCTCTGGGGGCAAGTTTGTAATTAAGGGCTAAATGACGCAAAAAGCTAGCAAACAGAATACAAATGTGTCAGTGAGGATGAGTGATTCTTCTGGACACTCAGTACAGAATATACTACTGCAAAACTAAGGTCTCTCACACCTGATGTTTTAAGATAAAGTTATCTAGAAACACAGGtatacatttatttgtatttttaaatacTTTCAGAACGTGTAACTCCACACAGTATGTAAACTGTCAGCACCAATCCTAGGGAAAACAAGTACTGAGGGTTGCCCATGACTAAGGTGTCCACTTTGTTCCCCTGAACGTTTGGGGACTAGTGATGGCTTGCTGATTGATTGCAGTGGAAGGGACACTCACTTTGAAGTCATCTGGGATGAGGAGCTTCGAGATCCTGAGGAAGTTGAGGATGTAGCGGAACATGTGTCCATCCCTGTCTATGAAGTAGTGCTGCTTCAGACTGTCCAACACTATGGGCTCTGTGCCATCGAAGAGACGTCCAAttctagagggagagaaagaaaagccAGAGACAGTTATTTGTTTTCCGTCAATATAGcatttgttatagggccaaacaAACTACGGCTACTGTTGAGTTGAGCTATACATTTTGAATTGACAGTACACCAGGTGTGGTTGAGCACAGAGAAATATCACCTAATATGGCTACAGGACAGTGACTCATGTGCAGATTCTATGACTCACTGGATGTGGGTGAGCTCAGGAGTGTTTGATTTCTTTCACACCTTTGTTGAGTGATGCACACATTACTCTGCTCCATGCAGAGAAAGAAAGTGGGAGAGAtatagggaggggagggagaaaaacAGTGAGAGAGCACATggaagaaacagacagaaagagaggaagagggacagacagagaatgAGGGAAATAGAatgggaaaaataaataaatatagaaatGAAGCGGCATGGATGAGATGAGAGCTATGCTGTGGTCTGATGGAGGGGTCAGGGCCAGCTGGTAGAGAGGTGCCCGAGGCAGGATGGCGCCCTGGGGGCCCGGCCTGAGGCTGCAGTGGCCCTCCTGCCTCCAGATGGCCCCGTGCCCTTTGGCCCTTTACTGCTGCTGGGACATCTGTCAGAATAACTGAGATGCTTTTGTCTGCAGTTTGGACTTTTGAGCCCTGCAAATGTTTACTGCTCAAAATAACTCTGGGGCGGTCTTGAAAAAAGGTGGCCATTTTGTATTTGGTATTGAGTGGAAATATTGTGATGATGCATAGTAATCAGGGTATTGTAGAATAGCCTTAATAATCATATGAGTTTGAGTGTGAAAAAGTATAATATCAAGCCCTGTGTTCAAATCCAATCTTTCCCACCTCATTCATCCATTTGAGTGCTGAATCATTGTGATTGGGTAAACTGACTTCTGAGCTGTCAAATTATGACATTATGCAGTCAGAGAGCTAATCCAGATAAACATGGCTGACATAATGGGCTAGGCTCATCATCTCACTTTCAACCTCTGAATTATCCCAAACCCCCTCTAGAGCCACATACAAAGGTCATAGATGAAAACAATTGCGTTTTGTACCTATAGGTACCAAAACAAAGACATGCGTTTAGTAATTTGCAATTGAGAAACTGCATTAATAGGAGTGGTCACATGCGCTTACCTGGACTCTGGGTACTTGGTTAACGTGGCCAGACTGCTGGTGTACATGTGTCCGCCCACGTCAATGTGCACAGGGGCATTTGACTTGGTGAGCTGGGCAGCCGTCGGGATGCCCTGGTTACTCAAGGGGGATGCTGGTGATCTGGTGATCATGGGCCTGGACATGCTGGAACGGTTATCCTAGCACAAATGAATGATTATCAACAAATGACTATCAATATGGTGGACAGCACAGACTGAAAAGTCAAGCCATGAAAATTCTGTTTATTATATGGATGTAAATATGTATGTTCCATTGGTAAATGTGCACCAGTTAAAAACATTGCAGGACTCTGATTGGCCAGACAATACTCATCTTTCTGAAAAAATTATGGTTAAATAGTTGGCTGAGGTCCAACTCTTCAGTTGTCAGGACTGAGAGAATAGAGGTATCTGAGTTACACTTGCATAGTATTTCCTGACCTTGACTTGATTGTTACCAACCACACCCCCCCATATCTGTTGGGCATAATCATCTCCCCAAAGCCAAATTCATTTGGAACAgcaatttcacacacacacactaaaagagCAATAGTCGGTCTAGATTTGAATAATGTAATAAGATTTAGAAGAAACGTTCCCTGCTAACCTAAAAACACAATTAGCTGGCAATATCTCTAATGGCACATAACAAATTGAGTTTCTCAACCACAAGTTCAAGACCCTCCTCTGAGCCAATAAGAAAAGAAAACAGGTCCCTCTACACAATATGAAAACAATGTCATTGGATGGAGAAATGTAATGTTATAATTTTTTTATTAAGTAGTAATTACACATTTTCTAAATAGAAAAAAAATCTGGTTTAAATGTAAAATTATATTTGCTCTGTTGAATTGATTTTATCAATGTGGGAAATATATACAAGACAATTTGGCATTGATGATATTCACATCAAATAAATATCCAACAACTTCCACTATTGGTGGGTAGGCACTAGGAAGTAGACATCAAATAAAGCCCCTACAATGAAGTGCAACCATGCCACGTCGCAGGTAACTTGACCATAGTTTGCTGAAACGAATTGGACAAAATCTCCGTTAGCCTACCTGCGCGGACAAAACTGTGGCTGGTGAGGAAGACACAGAATGATCATTCTGCTTCAGTGATGCTGCAGGTAAGGGGTCGCCTCTTGAGTACATGAACGGAGCGTCCCCGCATTCCGCCGTTCGCATTGAGATTCGTTTCAGGGACGCGTGTACTACGGACTCATCCAAAGAACTGATTGGACGCGGGCGCTTTCTCGTTTTCTGATGCGTTAAATCCATGATATCCGTTGCGTCCATTATCAAACCTGGCGCACGAAAAACAGTCTTCAAGTTGGAAATGCTGTCTGTTTCCACCTGCAGACTCCGCGTTAATGGGTGTCAGCAGTACACACGAGCGATGCTGTGGCAGTCACTGCCGCTTTTGCAATGGTGTATGGATAAGTCAAAGCCCCGGACAACATTAGCATTCTAGTGCCTCGGGGTTTCTTAAGGTTGTCGCTGTTTTAAAAGCAGGTATTGTCGCATTTACTGCATGTCTGCTAAAAGGTGTAGCATATCCTATAAATCGGACTCCAGATTCAACATCGGACCTCCCCAAAACCACGACGCATACCTGGATTTGCGCTGTCCCCTTTGCCCTTTCTATTCCTCACCCCCCATTTCCTCCAGTCATCATTTGTTCCAGCTGCCTCTCAAGCACTAACAAAGGCTGAACATTACTTTTCCAGCTAACCTGAAATCAGAAACTAAACCTTCTCCAGAAGTCTGGCAACAAGTCCTTGGTGAAAATACAATGCTCACAGTAACACTAACAGTGCAGAATATTCAGTGACTAACCAAATGACATCAAAACACAGCAGATACCAGTTTGTTTTTGTTCAagacagatatatatatttataaataggCACATGCACTAGCCCCCAGGGTGTTTTGGCGACCCTGGATGAACGCTTGACCTTTCCACAGACCCTTTTAGTCTGTAGCACACCATCTAAAGACCTGTTTACTCACATAGTATTCTCCTAGAACAATGGGTCATATTCAAGAGGGCTGTTAAGATTGTGGTGGAGATTAAGAGCAAATTAAAACAGTGACCCTCCCACCCATTTTACATAAACTAGCAGGATCCCGATGTGTCACTGTTGTGGATACATTTCTACTTTGTTTCACAATGGCGTGTCTGTGATGGGCTTTTCTTTAGTCTCATCTCATTAATACTTATGTGCAGGTGCCCTTCTTACAAGTAGTCAGGTACCTACCATTCTCACACAGCCCAGAAAACAGCTCCCCGTATAAAGCATTATGGTTTTGGTATATACCAGAAAAATGCAGACTTCAAAGTCACTTCTAGACCTAATCTAAATGGCCAATCAGAGAGACACAGGCAATGACAATTTCACTTTCAAAAAGACGTATAAAACATGTCCAAAGATTAACAGATCATACGATACCTTTGAATTCACAACATCAGACCTCTTATTGTAGTGTACATCAAACAGAATCTCAAAAACCAACATTGCATGTTAGATTCATGTTGGAAGTATTGGTGTTTACTACTACACTCTCCTGGGTTAGTTTCCCCAAAACATTCAGGAAATCCAATCCACTCATTTTAAATAAGTTAAAATGGAATAATTAATTAAAAACAACCGCAACTGGCATTAAAACATCCATGTTTTTACTTCAGTTTTGGCAGTGTGGGTGTCACACCTAGATACCCAATTAGCAATTAAGCCTGCTTTTGAGTGCAGGCCTCCACTGTGGTGTGTGATCCTGCCCTGATTTGCATGCAGTTCATTTGTGCACGAGCTGATAAGCGCAGGCAGCCAGCC
This window encodes:
- the LOC139386941 gene encoding BTB/POZ domain-containing protein KCTD1-like isoform X3, whose amino-acid sequence is MFQDNRSSMSRPMITRSPASPLSNQGIPTAAQLTKSNAPVHIDVGGHMYTSSLATLTKYPESRIGRLFDGTEPIVLDSLKQHYFIDRDGHMFRYILNFLRISKLLIPDDFKDYSLLYEEARYFQLQPMLAELERWRQDRDLARVSRPCECLVVRVAPDLGERITLSGDKALIEDVFPEIGDVMCNSVNAGWNHDSTHVIRFPLNGYCHLNSVQVLERLQQRGFEIAGSCGGGVDSSQFSEYVLRRELRRAGQRGGPNSNRIKQEQLD
- the LOC139386941 gene encoding BTB/POZ domain-containing protein KCTD1-like isoform X2 — protein: MLWRQNMIYMDNRSSMSRPMITRSPASPLSNQGIPTAAQLTKSNAPVHIDVGGHMYTSSLATLTKYPESRIGRLFDGTEPIVLDSLKQHYFIDRDGHMFRYILNFLRISKLLIPDDFKDYSLLYEEARYFQLQPMLAELERWRQDRDLARVSRPCECLVVRVAPDLGERITLSGDKALIEDVFPEIGDVMCNSVNAGWNHDSTHVIRFPLNGYCHLNSVQVLERLQQRGFEIAGSCGGGVDSSQFSEYVLRRELRRAGQRGGPNSNRIKQEQLD
- the LOC139386941 gene encoding BTB/POZ domain-containing protein KCTD1-like isoform X1; the encoded protein is MDATDIMDLTHQKTRKRPRPISSLDESVVHASLKRISMRTAECGDAPFMYSRGDPLPAASLKQNDHSVSSSPATVLSAQDNRSSMSRPMITRSPASPLSNQGIPTAAQLTKSNAPVHIDVGGHMYTSSLATLTKYPESRIGRLFDGTEPIVLDSLKQHYFIDRDGHMFRYILNFLRISKLLIPDDFKDYSLLYEEARYFQLQPMLAELERWRQDRDLARVSRPCECLVVRVAPDLGERITLSGDKALIEDVFPEIGDVMCNSVNAGWNHDSTHVIRFPLNGYCHLNSVQVLERLQQRGFEIAGSCGGGVDSSQFSEYVLRRELRRAGQRGGPNSNRIKQEQLD